A genomic window from Halodesulfovibrio sp. includes:
- a CDS encoding 4Fe-4S binding protein, which translates to MKRLEAVRMEQCIGCHSCSLACARLVHKKLSWNTAGIRITSAGGLSTGFEAQLCVACNPAPCAEVCPTEALKQRKGGGVIVKHDTCIKCGKCAEVCPVDAIYYETESDLPYLCIHCGRCVPFCPHNCIELREIPAREED; encoded by the coding sequence ATGAAAAGACTTGAAGCAGTCCGCATGGAGCAATGCATAGGGTGTCATTCCTGTTCGCTTGCCTGTGCGCGGCTTGTTCATAAAAAGCTTTCGTGGAACACAGCTGGAATTCGCATCACTTCTGCTGGTGGGTTAAGCACTGGCTTTGAGGCGCAATTGTGTGTGGCGTGTAATCCTGCGCCGTGTGCAGAAGTGTGCCCTACTGAAGCCCTCAAACAGCGTAAGGGCGGTGGCGTTATAGTTAAGCACGATACCTGTATTAAGTGCGGTAAGTGTGCTGAGGTTTGCCCTGTGGACGCTATCTATTACGAAACGGAAAGCGATTTGCCTTACCTATGTATTCATTGCGGGCGATGCGTGCCGTTTTGTCCCCATAACTGTATCGAGTTGCGTGAAATACCAGCACGCGAAGAAGACTAG
- a CDS encoding helix-turn-helix domain-containing protein, translated as MSSFDEVFERIKLATNTRTQVELAEVLDIRQSSISDAKRRDSVPSDWFMKLFEKFGLNPDWLKKGVGPMYLRTEEEGYQPVEGPAAGRVFENPAKFGDPDARSAVVTIHSMQNVEVTEEGEEARRFTSIGKLSIPQSFAGATIQVFRVDASSMEPLIKKGAYVGLDTAQTNILSGEIYGVYVPYEGISIKRIFLDAANQRFILRSENPAHPEQYLPMDRCTEDVIGRVVWNLQTM; from the coding sequence GTGTCCAGCTTTGATGAAGTTTTTGAACGTATTAAGTTAGCTACAAATACGAGAACTCAGGTTGAACTAGCGGAAGTACTAGATATTCGGCAATCCAGCATTTCAGATGCCAAACGTCGAGATTCTGTTCCTTCAGACTGGTTCATGAAGCTATTTGAAAAATTTGGTCTTAATCCAGACTGGCTTAAAAAAGGTGTCGGTCCAATGTACTTACGTACAGAGGAAGAAGGCTACCAACCAGTAGAAGGCCCTGCTGCCGGACGGGTTTTTGAAAACCCTGCAAAATTTGGTGATCCAGATGCCCGCAGCGCTGTTGTAACAATCCATTCCATGCAAAACGTTGAAGTTACTGAAGAAGGTGAAGAGGCTCGCCGCTTTACCAGCATTGGTAAACTTTCCATTCCACAGTCGTTTGCTGGTGCCACAATCCAAGTTTTCCGTGTTGATGCAAGCAGCATGGAACCTCTCATTAAAAAAGGGGCATACGTTGGATTAGACACTGCACAAACCAATATCCTTTCTGGCGAAATCTATGGTGTATACGTTCCGTACGAAGGTATTTCCATTAAACGTATTTTCTTAGATGCTGCCAACCAACGCTTTATCCTGCGTAGCGAAAACCCTGCCCATCCTGAGCAATACCTGCCGATGGATCG
- the hflC gene encoding protease modulator HflC, translating into MKKTTTPILILLVLIIAVVFQSAFIVKQTEKAIVLQLGKPDNNVYGPGLHFKIPFIQNVIYFDARLLEYDAQPAEALTKDKKALVLDNYARWRIINPLLFYQTVRTIPGAQARLDDIVYSQLRAALGRYTLTEIVSTERDNIMQMVTKRSSDLIKAYGIEIVDVRIKRTDLPPENQRAIFGRMRAERERQAKQYRSEGQQQSITIKSLANKERTIIIAKANKEAEIIRGQGDAIATKIYAESLGQDEEFYNFQRSLEAYKDSFKDNTRIIVTPENKFLHEMQ; encoded by the coding sequence ATGAAAAAGACAACTACTCCTATTCTTATCTTACTTGTCCTTATCATCGCTGTAGTTTTCCAGTCTGCTTTCATTGTTAAGCAGACAGAAAAAGCAATTGTTCTCCAGCTTGGTAAGCCGGACAACAATGTCTATGGTCCCGGTCTGCACTTCAAAATCCCGTTCATCCAGAACGTCATCTATTTTGATGCACGCCTTCTGGAGTATGATGCACAACCAGCTGAAGCCCTCACAAAAGATAAAAAAGCTCTTGTGCTGGACAACTACGCACGTTGGCGCATCATTAACCCGCTCCTCTTCTACCAGACCGTTCGTACCATTCCAGGTGCTCAAGCGCGCCTCGATGACATTGTATACTCCCAGCTCCGTGCAGCGCTTGGTCGCTACACACTTACTGAGATTGTTTCGACAGAACGTGACAACATCATGCAAATGGTTACCAAACGTTCTTCAGACTTAATCAAGGCATACGGTATTGAAATTGTTGATGTACGCATCAAACGCACTGACCTTCCACCGGAAAACCAGCGCGCTATTTTTGGACGCATGCGTGCAGAACGTGAACGTCAGGCAAAACAATACAGATCTGAAGGACAACAACAGTCCATTACTATTAAATCACTTGCAAACAAAGAACGTACAATCATTATTGCAAAAGCAAACAAAGAAGCTGAGATCATTCGTGGTCAAGGCGACGCTATTGCAACGAAGATTTACGCAGAATCGCTTGGGCAAGATGAAGAGTTCTACAATTTCCAGCGATCATTAGAAGCATATAAAGACAGCTTCAAAGATAATACTCGCATCATCGTGACTCCAGAAAACAAGTTTCTGCACGAAATGCAGTAG
- the hflK gene encoding FtsH protease activity modulator HflK, whose translation MNWDWEKLQEKRQRQSGHGPNWGGTPPDGDNPDPVSEGLKKLRGLNFPAGKFILALLLLFWLASGIYIVQPDEEGVVLRFGKYVATTGPGPHYHLPYPIETVYKPKVSQIRRIEVGFRSTGKSSSFQQGQSRTVKAESLMLTGDENIVDVQFIVQYRISNAVDYLFNVTQQSITVKSAAEAAMREVIGHNQIDNALTEGKLQIQNDCRTLLQDILNRYKAGIHIVAVQMQDVHPPQEVVDAFKDVASAREDRSRIINEAEAYSNDILPKARGAAAEIVNEAQAYKESTVNKAQGDASRFLAILAEYNQAKSITRKRMYLEAMEHVFSGTGVNKVIVPNKGVSPTIPFLPLGDSSMKESK comes from the coding sequence ATGAATTGGGATTGGGAAAAACTGCAAGAAAAGCGGCAGAGGCAATCGGGTCATGGTCCAAACTGGGGTGGAACACCTCCAGATGGCGATAATCCTGACCCGGTCAGCGAAGGCCTGAAGAAACTTCGGGGATTAAACTTCCCTGCGGGCAAGTTCATTCTTGCCTTACTTTTACTCTTCTGGCTCGCATCCGGCATTTATATCGTGCAACCAGATGAAGAAGGCGTTGTGCTCCGGTTCGGCAAATATGTTGCCACTACAGGTCCGGGTCCACACTACCATCTTCCTTATCCTATTGAGACAGTTTACAAACCTAAAGTGTCTCAAATCCGCCGTATTGAGGTCGGATTCCGCTCAACTGGAAAATCATCATCTTTCCAGCAGGGACAGTCACGTACTGTTAAAGCGGAGTCACTTATGCTTACCGGTGATGAAAACATTGTCGATGTTCAGTTTATTGTTCAGTACCGCATCAGCAATGCTGTAGATTACCTTTTTAATGTCACACAGCAGTCAATCACTGTTAAAAGTGCCGCAGAAGCCGCCATGCGCGAAGTTATCGGGCACAACCAGATTGATAATGCTCTGACTGAAGGTAAATTGCAGATTCAGAACGATTGCCGCACGTTGTTGCAGGATATTCTGAACCGCTACAAAGCGGGTATCCACATTGTTGCAGTACAAATGCAGGACGTACATCCACCACAAGAGGTTGTTGACGCATTTAAAGATGTAGCCAGTGCCCGAGAAGACCGCAGCCGTATTATCAACGAAGCTGAGGCATACAGTAACGATATTTTGCCGAAAGCACGCGGTGCAGCAGCAGAAATCGTCAACGAAGCACAGGCGTACAAAGAATCCACTGTCAACAAAGCTCAGGGTGATGCGTCACGCTTCCTCGCAATCCTTGCTGAATACAATCAGGCAAAATCCATCACCAGAAAACGTATGTACTTAGAAGCTATGGAACATGTTTTCAGCGGTACGGGAGTTAACAAAGTCATTGTGCCAAACAAAGGCGTTTCACCGACTATTCCGTTTTTACCGCTTGGCGACAGCAGCATGAAGGAGAGTAAGTAA
- a CDS encoding aldehyde ferredoxin oxidoreductase N-terminal domain-containing protein, with protein MKINPDFSRVLHVDLNTEKSTVRMIPDRHMHIGGSGLAAVLYEQYGVNDAPANDPRQPLIFAIGPLTGFYPLMSKVVCGFRSPYTDEWSESHAGGRLALSIRFAGYDALMITGKAKELSALVIGSRSCEVKNVAYLRGKDVFATGKFLRRFDKKNAGHRSAIRIGQAGERGVAYACINVDSFRHFGRMGSGSAMGYKNLKGIVVSGDGSYDLPEGKAYANLMKEIYQDITETGKMKKYHDLGTPQNLIPLNELQALPWNNLQKTHDDRVDNISGETFADQLLLRQAACAGCPVGCIHIGLLRQQFASEHEFLYKQVSYDYEPIFAQGSMLGITNAADVLALLDETEKLGLDCMSAGVALAWAAEATEKGIISKDETIVDLKFGDMKGFIEGLKFISSGENEFYQALSRGSMAAAKQYGGEDFACVLGQEMAGYATGEVFFVASAYGFRHSHLDTGGYAFDQNTTEKDADKVIEFMLQDERERIYINTMMGCLFARGTYGAEKLKEALTAAGFANIADNLEAAGKYVQNLRWQLKCKTGFDVDAVKIPKRFTEVVTWKGAIDTEYMNEVARRYALAIKEMAQCEEVE; from the coding sequence ATGAAAATAAATCCAGACTTCTCTCGTGTATTACATGTAGATTTGAATACTGAAAAAAGTACAGTCCGAATGATTCCAGACCGCCATATGCACATTGGTGGAAGTGGACTGGCTGCTGTCTTATATGAACAGTATGGCGTTAACGACGCTCCGGCGAATGATCCTCGCCAGCCACTTATTTTTGCCATAGGTCCGTTAACAGGATTTTATCCACTGATGAGCAAGGTTGTATGCGGGTTCCGGTCTCCATACACTGATGAATGGTCAGAGAGCCACGCGGGTGGGCGGTTGGCTCTATCAATCCGTTTTGCGGGGTACGATGCACTGATGATTACGGGAAAAGCGAAGGAGCTAAGTGCGCTCGTCATCGGTTCCCGTTCCTGTGAGGTTAAAAATGTTGCGTACCTTCGTGGAAAAGACGTTTTTGCTACAGGAAAATTTTTGCGTCGGTTCGATAAAAAAAATGCGGGGCATCGATCAGCAATCCGTATAGGTCAGGCAGGGGAGCGTGGCGTCGCGTATGCCTGCATCAACGTAGACTCTTTCCGCCATTTCGGTAGAATGGGGTCCGGCTCTGCAATGGGGTATAAGAATCTCAAAGGTATCGTAGTTTCAGGAGACGGTTCATATGACTTACCGGAAGGGAAGGCATACGCAAATCTGATGAAAGAAATTTATCAGGATATCACTGAAACTGGTAAGATGAAAAAGTACCATGACTTAGGTACGCCCCAAAACTTGATACCATTGAATGAATTGCAAGCGCTGCCTTGGAATAATCTACAAAAAACGCATGATGACCGTGTGGACAATATTTCTGGTGAAACCTTTGCAGATCAGCTTTTATTGAGGCAAGCGGCATGTGCTGGGTGTCCGGTCGGTTGTATCCATATAGGTCTATTGCGGCAGCAGTTCGCGAGCGAGCATGAATTTCTCTACAAGCAGGTTTCGTACGATTATGAGCCAATTTTTGCGCAAGGCAGCATGCTGGGCATAACGAATGCTGCCGATGTTCTGGCATTGTTGGATGAAACTGAAAAACTTGGGCTTGATTGTATGAGCGCGGGAGTTGCACTCGCATGGGCGGCAGAGGCAACGGAAAAAGGTATAATCAGTAAAGATGAAACCATCGTTGATCTTAAATTTGGCGATATGAAAGGGTTCATCGAAGGGCTTAAATTCATCTCTTCGGGTGAAAACGAATTCTATCAGGCACTCTCCCGTGGCTCCATGGCAGCGGCAAAACAGTACGGCGGCGAAGACTTTGCCTGCGTATTAGGACAGGAGATGGCAGGGTATGCCACAGGCGAAGTGTTCTTTGTTGCATCAGCATATGGCTTCCGGCATTCGCACCTTGATACAGGCGGATATGCGTTTGACCAGAATACTACTGAAAAAGATGCGGATAAGGTTATTGAGTTCATGCTTCAAGATGAGCGAGAGCGTATCTATATTAATACAATGATGGGCTGCCTTTTTGCGCGTGGGACTTACGGTGCGGAAAAATTGAAAGAAGCTCTGACCGCAGCAGGGTTTGCCAACATTGCTGATAACCTCGAAGCAGCAGGTAAATACGTTCAAAATCTGCGTTGGCAATTGAAATGCAAAACAGGGTTTGATGTAGATGCAGTAAAAATTCCGAAACGCTTTACAGAAGTAGTAACTTGGAAAGGTGCAATTGACACAGAGTACATGAACGAAGTAGCAAGGCGCTATGCCTTAGCCATTAAAGAGATGGCTCAGTGTGAAGAAGTAGAATAG